One window of Dermacentor andersoni chromosome 7, qqDerAnde1_hic_scaffold, whole genome shotgun sequence genomic DNA carries:
- the LOC126533490 gene encoding tRNA N(3)-cytidine methyltransferase METTL6: MTETSNSELKGHYARTLTQEEAAKLAKDTVLVSEFKRLKLEAEAQKNWDLFYKRNETRFFKDRHWTKREFEELAASGSDVPSVSDSERPVLLEIGCGVGNFVFPLIEERTSYYIYACDFSPRAVQFVKAHSLYDQRAIKAFQCDITKERLVDNVPREGVDVVTMIFVLSAIQPDKMSEALRNVHEALKPGGLVLFRDYGLFDQAMLRFAPGHKIDTNFYVRQDGTRAFYFSEQFLERLFLDAGYEVVSNEYVCRETVNKKEGICVPRIFVQAKFRKPRNNSQEESYIAASS; the protein is encoded by the coding sequence ATGACCGAGACATCAAACAGCGAGTTGAAAGGCCACTACGCGCGGACGCTCACACAAGAGGAAGCCGCCAAGCTCGCGAAGGATACGGTTTTGGTTTCAGAGTTCAAGAGACTCAAGCTCGAAGCCGAAGCTCAGAAAAACTGGGACCTCTTCTACAAGCGAAACGAAACTCGCTTCTTCAAGGACAGACACTGGACTAAGCGAGAGTTCGAGGAACTCGCCGCCAGCGGTTCAGACGTGCCGAGCGTTTCGGATAGCGAGAGGCCGGTGCTACTGGAAATCGGCTGCGGTGTCGGCAATTTCGTATTCCCGCTCATCGAGGAAAGGACGAGCTATTACATATACGCTTGCGATTTTTCTCCGCGCGCTGTCCAGTTCGTGAAAGCGCACTCGTTGTACGACCAGCGCGCTATCAAGGCTTTCCAGTGCGACATAACCAAGGAGCGCCTCGTCGATAACGTTCCCCGCGAAGGCGTCGACGTCGTCACCATGATATTCGTCCTATCCGCCATTCAACCCGATAAAATGAGCGAAGCGCTGAGGAACGTGCACGAAGCGCTGAAGCCCGGGGGCCTTGTTCTGTTCAGGGACTACGGCTTGTTCGACCAAGCGATGCTGAGATTTGCCCCCGGCCACAAGATAGACACCAATTTCTACGTGCGCCAAGATGGTACAAGGGCCTTCTACTTTTCAGAGCAGTTTCTAGAAAGGCTGTTCTTGGACGCCGGCTACGAAGTAGTGAGCAACGAATACGTGTGTCGTGAGACGGTAAACAAGAAGGAAGGCATATGTGTGCCTCGCATATTTGTGCAGGCAAAGTTCAGGAAGCCACGAAACAACTCCCAAGAAGAAAGTTATATTGCCGCAAGCAGCTGA
- the Lipt1 gene encoding lipoyl amidotransferase LIPT1, mitochondrial, giving the protein MRTPVSVARILRRSSTSLSTSPAFLSDDKRARALVSTSRCIYRNLALEQWLYENAAFSPGSPGVLLMWWNAPAVVIGRHQNPWVECSLSTAARLGVTLARRNSGGGTVYHDAGNLNCCFMGHKRGYNRKANLQFIADTLKAVWGVQCTINCRDDVLVQNAFKISGTAAKIGHQKAYHHCTVLVNVNTTVMHQVLGGRYSNIESKASPSVRASVKNIKELCPRLTVESLSASLATRFNRQHQDEATNRAENHVLHFVDPLEEHFPGIDAMCEKLQSWKWIFGTTPKFTISGSFLLPASQASSLDLGDALGLNAVLKVALTSYHGLLEDIHITPCLHNQRLLSVISDRVRGVRFLQSDIAETFKKIKDSNPDNSYIVEFLGKCCTTLAGNAQR; this is encoded by the exons ATGAGGACTCCCGTCTCAGTCGCTCGCATTCTGAGACGCTCTTCCACCTCCCTGTCCACGTCGCCGGCGTTTCTTAGCGACGACAAGCGAGCCAGGGCTCTCGTGTCCACGTCGCGGTGCATCTACCGCAATCTCGCGCTCGAGCAGTGGCTCTACGAAAATGCCGCGTTTTCGCCCGGCTCGCCAGGCGTGCTGCTCATGTGGTGGAACGCGCCGGCGGTGGTGATCGGGCGTCACCAGAACCCGTGGGTCGAGTGCAGCCTCAGCACGGCCGCTCGGCTCGGTGTCACCTTGGCGAGGAGGAACAGCGGCGGCGGCACGGTTTACCACGATGCCGGCAATCTCAACTGCTGCTTCATGGGCCACAAGCGCGGCTACAACCGCAAGGCAAACCTGCAGTTTATCGCCGACACGCTGAAGGCAGTCTGGGGTGTACAGTGCACGATCAACTGCCGGGACGACGTGCTCGTCCAAAACGCCTTCAAG ATATCTGGCACAGCAGCCAAGATAGGCCACCAAAAGGCATACCATCACTGCACAGTACTTGTCAATGTGAACACCACTGTGATGCATCAAGTCCTAGGAGGACGCTAT AGTAACATTGAGAGCAAGGCAAGTCCAAGCGTGCGAGCATCTGTCaagaacatcaaagagctttgcCCTCGTCTGACTGTGGAATCCCTGTCGGCCTCGCTTGCTACCAGGTTCAACCGCCAGCATCAAGACGAAgcaacaaacagagcagagaatCATGTTCTCCATTTTGTTGATCCATTAGAAGAACACTTCCCAGGTATCGATGCCATGTGTGAAAAGCTTCAGAGCTGGAAGTGGATATTTGGAACAACACCCAAGTTCACCATCAGTGGAAGTTTCCTGCTTCCTGCTTCACAGGCCAGTTCACTTGATCTTGGGGATGCCTTGGGACTTAATGCGGTGCTGAAAGTAGCGCTGACGAGTTACCACGGCCTATTGGAGGACATACACATAACACCGTGCCTTCACAACCAACGACTGCTGTCTGTGATATCTGACAGGGTTCGTGGTGTGCGGTTTTTACAGAGTGACATTGCTGAAACATTCAAGAAAATTAAGGACAGCAATCCTGACAACAGTTACATAGTAGAATTTCTAGGAAAGTGTTGTACCACTCTAGCTGGAAACGCCCAGAGGTGA